GCAGGCCCTCCATTAGAAACCCCTTTGAAAGTCCAAACGACTATCACCATCTTCGCGAACCGCTGGTGCCAAGTCCATCTGTATTTAAGTCCCTACCTTGTAAAGCTGTAAGTTTTAAATTTACTTCATATCATCTACTCAACTCATTTACTCATGAGTGGATGTAGTCTCTTAATAATTTTAGACTTGTTTAATTTACCCAGACTCCACCTAAGTTTAACTGGTCTATTGATGAAATGGCCAGTCTCCTACCAGTGCACATAGACCCAGAGGAAATTCAGCGGCAATCTTTTTACCTCAGTCAGACAAGGTAAGTGATGTAATACGGCTGACACTGTGACAAATGTGAAATTCTTTGAGGAAGATCTGTATTGTTTTATCTTGTGATTTTAATACCTCCTCTATGTATTAAACCTGGGGAGCTTATTAAAGACTCTATCAAAGTGAGTGGTCTTTCTTTTAGGACGGATTCGGACATTGAGGAAAAACGTCAGAATGCTATTGAGCAGGTAACCAAATGTCATCTTTGCTAATGATACAGACTTTAGTGTACCCAGAATTTATAGATTCCCTTTGTACTGATGTCATTATCCTGTCTCCAATAAAGTTTTTCACCAAAGGAATAATTGTCCCTTCCCCCTGGGCTGCACCAGAGACCCGTAAAGTCCCTCAGATTTCTAAGAATAGTAAGTTGTCTTATCGTTTATGTTACTTCTTAATTCTTGTAggttttgtatttgtatttattctgtttttatccATAGATTTCTGTTAAACTCTGGTTTtgtaaaaacttttatttttaatgttgaaGGTTCAATGTCTGCAATGATTGCAGAGGAGCCAGAAAAAATTTCAGGTcggttacttttttttttttaacgtgttttgcctttttttttcttttacctactttttatatatatacataactTTGTGTTTTGATCTACAGTTGGATGTCAGACAACCCTTACATTGCCTTTGGCTTTTGATCTGGAGAAAGTTCTAGGTAAACCTTGACTAAACACCAACAGGATCAtagtgagaaaaagaaaatcaaacaatCTGCTGTCAAgtcactgtttctgttttttgtttttgttttttcctcacagGGGAATATTACTGTTATGAAGAGGTGTGTGATCCAGTGCAGGAGAGTCTGAGCAGCTCCTCCTTGCGACGAAAACTATTCCTTGATGGCCAAAATAGTTATAGTGGCTCAGACAGCTCGAGCCCTCCAAGTCCAGAGAGAGGCAATGCCGGTCAGGAAAAGCCATCTCCCAAGAGAGGAGACTGCATTGAAGGTTCTGAGGGAGAAGCTGTATCTGCTATCTTTTCCTCCCCTTCGGCCTGTGGTGTGTCAGCTCCGACGCCTTCTACAGTGAGTAGAGGAGTGTAGAGATTTCATATACACAACCGTTACCCAAACGATTTATTTTAGGCATAAAATTCAAGAGAAAAAATGCATCTAGAGATCATATTTTGCTCAACGAATAATTTTAATAACAGGAAAATGAACATTGACACTGTTAGCCTTCACCCAGGCTTACATTAAATAGTTgctgttgatttgtttttgtgtttttgctgcctTAAAGGATTGTGAGCCTACACAGGTTTTTATCTTCTTTGTTAAGCAGTTTACACGtaatgaaatgtgctatataaataaaatttctaTTGCTATTTTAGGGTCAGTTCTCTTCGAGTCCCATCCAGCACGGACGCTTCCGGGATTGTAGCCTTGGCAGCATCGACAGTCCTCTCTTCCGTGATAGGTCCTCTCCTGCTGGCCTCATCTCCCCCACAATTTCTCCTATTGTTGCACATGCAGAACGCACACCTGTTGGCTCAGGTACACAGTTGTAACTAAAACACTAGTTACACTTTGTAACTAAAATTTTAATATCCAAACAAATCAAAATTGGAGAAATATTGGCTAAGGCTACATCCACACTGACACGGTTTtgtatttagtgtgtgtgtgtgtcaacagTTTTCATCCAACTAGTAGTTTTAAATCTTCCTCTATAATACATAATCCTTTGAGTATGGTGGTGATGCCTCCATGTGTTTAGTTGGTGATATTATAAAATGCAGAATAAGTTGCATTGCAGCAAGAAGAACACCTATAATTTGGTCTTTACATTAAATTAGCAACTGGTAATCGAGGCAGATGTGTCTTTATCTTCTGAATGGGGTCGTGCTTCAGGAATGTTATGATCCAATAAAGAATATGTGACTGAGAAGACAAAATGTTGGTAAAAAGGCAAGTAATTGTTACTGTGTTCTTTCTTTAGCTGAGAGAAACCAGCCTAGCTGTTTGACCCCACGTGGTGCCCCCTTGGATATAGTCGCTTCCTGCAGTGAGAGTCCATTTGTTGAGGGTTGCTCTCCCATTCGTAGCTGCTCCCCACACCAGCTCCATTGCCACAATGAACCCCAGCGCATTTCTCGACCCAGGCCCAGACCTAGAGGCCGCTGCTGGGCTTCCCCTCCCCTCATCTCACCGATCCTCAACCCTAAGCTCCCAGACAATGAGGTGGCTGAAGAACACCTCCCCTCTGCCACTCGCTCTTCTTTCCCCTCTATGGAATTAGATTCATCATCACCCCTGACACAAGACTCTCACCCCACCAACACTGAGAGGGTTGGCGTGGACCCAATGGAACCTGTGAAAATGGAGGAAGGCAAGGAGACAGAAATTGAACCGAGGCTCGAGTATGAGGAGGACGAAGGTGTGGGGCCTTCCGAGCAGCTGACCAGCTCTCGCATGGTTAATGCATCAGCAACAGAAAACTCTCATATGTTTGTGTCTCTCCTGGCAGAGGGAAGCAGCATACGCTACGATTCTAGCATGCAGGTTTGTAAAAAGAGCTTAATCCCAGCAAGGATAATTTCATATTGATGTTTTGGGTAACAGAATATTTCTGATTGACTGCTTTTTGCACGTGTTCAGGTGGACAGCGGTTATAACACTACCTCAGCAGTCAGTCTTATTGATGGCACCAACAAAGACTGTGACAAAGAATTCTTCAGTTCACACATGGCAGAAGACGCCTTCCAAGTCACTCGACACACTAAAGTAAAGGTACTGACTTTACACACAATCACAAGAATGTGGATATTCGAGTTTGTGCCTTTAGATCTAATTGTTCCTAAAACTATTAGTTATTATCCGCATTAAGTTttgatgctttaaaaaaaaaattgcttctTTCATCCATTGTTTAATAAAATTTAAGCAACTCTTCACTAAGAAAAACTCAAGATTAGACACTTTAAACAATGACCACATGTTCGTGTAACAGAAAACCCTGAAGTGTGCTCTAGTGTGTACATTGTATATccttactttctttttctttcattaaaacTAAGTTTCTTCTCTTTCAGGTGTTTTTTCCTCACCACTGAGGCAACTGATAGATGGATTGAAAGGGATTCTTCTTCTAGTGAAAGCATGTGCTTAATATGTTGCAATCAAATATAACAAGGTTTACACTATGTCTAAAGCATTTATGGTAAATATGTTTGGTTAGACTGAATTGTGTTAACTGTTAAATGAGGTATGAATACAACCATGGGGTTTCACAAGTTACCTGACTGGAAGCAGTTTCTTTAATCACAGGTTATCAAAGGGAAGTCTAATCCACAGACAGGTGTACTTTTGAAACCAGCATAAAACTATCAAGTCTGCATTCAACTTGCACAACGATAACCTTCCTGAAAGCTGTATTGATCCTAGCAccatttttgttgtttggggaggtttgttttcttttcatttggtGTTGGATGTACGTTGACTTTCTGGCGACATCAGATCTGAGCTGTATTTATGATTtttataaaactttttttatcaTGTTGTTTTGATACTGAGTTGTTTTATATCACAGTCTGATGCACTGAATAATGTCACTAATGAATTAAAAGCTGACTGAGCCATTTCTTCGCTCTGTTTCTAATAGTTAAATTCAGTTTCTGGATTATTGTCACATTAAGTTGCGTtcaagtttggtttttttgactGGCTTCAGGACACGTTTTACGGACCTCTGCACAGGGTGTTTATTTGCTAATAATTTAAATCAACCCAaggaataaaagtaaaacaaaactgtaaacGGTGAAATCTTCCAATATTTTGGCTTA
This is a stretch of genomic DNA from Maylandia zebra isolate NMK-2024a linkage group LG13, Mzebra_GT3a, whole genome shotgun sequence. It encodes these proteins:
- the bora gene encoding protein aurora borealis isoform X2, whose translation is MGDHAQIQITPETPGRPSIRNPFESPNDYHHLREPLVPSPSVFKSLPCKATPPKFNWSIDEMASLLPVHIDPEEIQRQSFYLSQTRTDSDIEEKRQNAIEQFFTKGIIVPSPWAAPETRKVPQISKNSSMSAMIAEEPEKISVGCQTTLTLPLAFDLEKVLGEYYCYEEVCDPVQESLSSSSLRRKLFLDGQNSYSGSDSSSPPSPERGNAGQEKPSPKRGDCIEGSEGEAVSAIFSSPSACGVSAPTPSTGQFSSSPIQHGRFRDCSLGSIDSPLFRDRSSPAGLISPTISPIVAHAERTPVGSAERNQPSCLTPRGAPLDIVASCSESPFVEGCSPIRSCSPHQLHCHNEPQRISRPRPRPRGRCWASPPLISPILNPKLPDNEVAEEHLPSATRSSFPSMELDSSSPLTQDSHPTNTERVGVDPMEPVKMEEGKETEIEPRLEYEEDEEGSSIRYDSSMQVDSGYNTTSAVSLIDGTNKDCDKEFFSSHMAEDAFQVTRHTKVKVFFPHH
- the bora gene encoding protein aurora borealis isoform X1, whose translation is MGDHAQIQITPETPGRPSIRNPFESPNDYHHLREPLVPSPSVFKSLPCKATPPKFNWSIDEMASLLPVHIDPEEIQRQSFYLSQTRTDSDIEEKRQNAIEQFFTKGIIVPSPWAAPETRKVPQISKNSSMSAMIAEEPEKISVGCQTTLTLPLAFDLEKVLGEYYCYEEVCDPVQESLSSSSLRRKLFLDGQNSYSGSDSSSPPSPERGNAGQEKPSPKRGDCIEGSEGEAVSAIFSSPSACGVSAPTPSTGQFSSSPIQHGRFRDCSLGSIDSPLFRDRSSPAGLISPTISPIVAHAERTPVGSAERNQPSCLTPRGAPLDIVASCSESPFVEGCSPIRSCSPHQLHCHNEPQRISRPRPRPRGRCWASPPLISPILNPKLPDNEVAEEHLPSATRSSFPSMELDSSSPLTQDSHPTNTERVGVDPMEPVKMEEGKETEIEPRLEYEEDEGVGPSEQLTSSRMVNASATENSHMFVSLLAEGSSIRYDSSMQVDSGYNTTSAVSLIDGTNKDCDKEFFSSHMAEDAFQVTRHTKVKVFFPHH